In Rosa chinensis cultivar Old Blush chromosome 1, RchiOBHm-V2, whole genome shotgun sequence, a genomic segment contains:
- the LOC112181624 gene encoding tRNA ligase 1: protein MCRALDEVVDISIPGSKDHIKEQGEILEGIVARIVSHESSKHMVEVLKDFPPPPMEGAGHDLGPSLREICAANRSDETQQIKALLKRVGSSFCPDHSDWLGGAGDTQSRNADKAVVSKFLQSHPADFSTTKLQLPLSDHKYKTYFLKPTMGAWIMLPGIHLGENVCKPATRMCKRSVII from the exons ATGTGCAGAGCTCTTGATGAAGTTGTAGATATATCTATACCAG GTTCAAAAGACCATATCAAGGAGCAGGGTGAAATCTTAGAGGGTATTGTTGCTCGTATTGTAAGCCATGAGAGCTCAAAGCATATGGTGGAAGTCTTAAAAGATTTCCCTCCTCCTCCAATGGAAGGAG CTGGTCATGATTTGGGACCAAGCCTAAGGGAGATTTGTGCTGCAAATAGGTCGGATGAAACACAG CAAATAAAAGCTCTTCTCAAGCGTGTTGGCTCCTCTTTTTGCCCTGACCATTCAGACTGGCTTGGGGGAGCTGGTGATACCCAATCTAGAAATGCAGATAAAGCTGTGGTTTCAAAATTTTTACAATCTCACCCTGCTGATTTTTCTACCACCAAATTGCAG TTGCCTCTTTCTGATCACAAGTACAAAACCTACTTCTTGAAGCCAACAATGGGTGCTTGGATTATGCTGCCAG GAATACACCTTGGAGAGAATGTTTGCAAACCAGCTACTCGAATGTGCAAAAGATCAGTTATCATTTAG
- the LOC112189022 gene encoding uncharacterized protein LOC112189022 produces the protein MVTQLFSSFSSITQSFSSPCLCYSTVQLEVGVASQSRSEKKEQEGKKQVPDFQVQLDVGFASQSRSEKKKQEEKKLILDLQVLLFYAKVFIIQSLVFWLANFQFEASARYHIWLGTIMLFIADSHKEAQKQKQKAKQ, from the exons ATGGTTACTCAATTATTCAGTTCATTCTCATCCATCACCCAATCTTTCTCCTCTCCATGTTTATGTTATTCTACG gtgCAATTGGAAGTTGGAGTTGCAAGTCAATCTCGATCAGAAAAGAAAgagcaagaaggaaaaaagcaaGTTCCAGATTTCCAG gtgCAATTAGACGTTGGATTTGCAAGTCAATCccgatcagaaaagaaaaaacaagaagaaaaaaagctgATTCTAGATTTGCAGGTTTTATTATTCTATGCTAAAGTGTTTATCATTCAAAGTTTAGTGTTTTGGCTTGCCAACTTTCAGTTTGAAGCTTCAGCAAGATATCATATTTGGCTTGGGACTATAATGCTATTCATAGCGGACAGCCATAA agaagcacaaaaacaaaagcaaaaggcaAAACAGTAG